One Rahnella aceris genomic window carries:
- a CDS encoding M15 family metallopeptidase, which translates to MNPAALKSQTEQILRELHIDPAVIAHRTLPYFEEVSEHLLVEAETDAESGKIYRLTAPASAAWHTMRQQAATDGVGIYLVSAYRSLNYQADLIRAKQLAGIAPEDFFTSLAPPGCSEHHTGCAVDINTPGCDEVTGVFGETEAFQWLQSHAAGFGFVMSFPLNNPWGFIYEPWHWCWHSNS; encoded by the coding sequence ATGAACCCGGCGGCACTGAAATCGCAAACGGAGCAGATACTGCGGGAACTGCATATCGACCCGGCGGTTATCGCACATCGTACGCTGCCGTATTTTGAGGAAGTAAGTGAGCACTTACTGGTGGAGGCGGAAACGGATGCCGAAAGCGGTAAAATATACCGTCTGACCGCCCCCGCCTCTGCCGCCTGGCATACCATGAGACAGCAGGCGGCTACTGACGGCGTGGGGATTTATCTGGTTTCCGCCTACCGCAGCCTGAATTATCAGGCTGATTTAATCCGCGCCAAACAACTGGCAGGCATCGCCCCGGAAGATTTCTTTACCTCGCTGGCGCCGCCCGGATGCAGCGAGCATCACACCGGCTGCGCCGTGGATATCAATACGCCGGGCTGCGACGAAGTGACCGGCGTTTTTGGTGAAACAGAAGCTTTTCAGTGGCTGCAAAGCCACGCCGCCGGATTCGGTTTTGTGATGTCATTCCCGCTGAACAATCCCTGGGGATTCATTTATGAACCGTGGCACTGGTGCTGGCATTCCAATTCCTGA
- a CDS encoding gamma-glutamyl-gamma-aminobutyrate hydrolase family protein, whose protein sequence is MQTKFQSRPVIGVTLDSEEAGGYADYPWYALRQNYMNSLAEMGAVPLALPHHAALADEYLALCDGIVVTGGAFDVPPELFNEQQTSDQVRLKPARTEFEKAIVKGAMQRNMPLLGICGGQQLLAVLTGGTLHQHIPDALPDALEHSTTVDTENAGGKKRARHPVEIVEGSLLSRCVDRDHYVVNSSHHQAVKSVGPGCIVNAYAPDGVIEGIECEGYDFCLGVQWHPEYQQHAQDTQLLNAFVVAASRYQQSMRSAGKAMTEAMNDVIGRAGDEPA, encoded by the coding sequence ATGCAGACAAAATTTCAATCCAGACCGGTCATTGGGGTAACGCTCGACAGCGAGGAAGCCGGTGGCTATGCCGATTATCCCTGGTACGCCTTACGTCAGAACTATATGAACAGCCTGGCGGAAATGGGTGCCGTTCCGCTGGCGTTGCCACATCACGCGGCGCTGGCCGATGAATATCTGGCGCTGTGCGACGGCATTGTCGTGACCGGCGGGGCGTTTGATGTACCGCCTGAACTGTTTAATGAGCAACAAACCAGTGATCAGGTTCGCCTGAAACCCGCCCGCACCGAATTTGAAAAAGCCATTGTTAAAGGTGCCATGCAGCGCAATATGCCGCTGCTCGGGATTTGCGGCGGCCAGCAACTGCTTGCCGTATTAACCGGCGGCACGCTGCATCAGCATATTCCCGATGCGCTGCCCGATGCCCTGGAGCACAGCACGACTGTTGACACCGAAAACGCGGGCGGCAAAAAACGCGCGCGTCACCCGGTAGAAATTGTTGAAGGTTCACTGCTCAGCCGCTGCGTAGATCGTGACCATTACGTCGTGAACAGCTCACACCATCAGGCAGTGAAATCCGTCGGCCCCGGCTGTATCGTCAATGCTTACGCACCCGACGGCGTGATCGAAGGCATTGAATGTGAAGGCTATGATTTCTGTCTTGGCGTGCAATGGCACCCTGAATATCAGCAACATGCGCAGGATACTCAGCTTCTTAATGCATTTGTTGTTGCCGCTTCGCGCTATCAGCAGTCGATGCGCTCAGCAGGTAAGGCGATGACCGAAGCCATGAATGATGTGATCGGCCGTGCGGGAGACGAACCGGCATGA
- a CDS encoding MdtA/MuxA family multidrug efflux RND transporter periplasmic adaptor subunit, which translates to MLPTASSRSKKRTFVWVIVAIIVAAILVWFFAFHQSASDPSAHKKPGRGGMRAMRGQMMAGMATPVQAGKATQADVPVYLRALGTVVANATVTVTSRVDGQLMKVYFTEGQKVEQGQLLAQIDPRSYQATLEQYQGDLAQNQALSKSAELTLARYRKLYAQDSLARQDLESQIATAGQYAGAVKADLAQIAAAKLNLEYAKITAPVSGHVGLRLVDPGNMVTSSSTTGIVTITQTQPIAVTFSVPQSNLQTLLKALRGGNQLPTTAFDQSGSEVLGQGKLQFISNEIDTSTGSIKLKALFDNDDEKLYPNQFVNARLQVATLKDATVIPAAALQLSSDGDFVYVVKADSTIERRSVKSGPDFGDDQVAILSGVKPGEQVVTTGIDRLNNGTKVEIVTPNSGEAAAAGGSSKERQQSGGVDKATTGADKTAVAPDVPPTTAGKDSGSK; encoded by the coding sequence ATGCTGCCGACTGCCTCGTCTCGTTCCAAAAAACGCACATTCGTGTGGGTTATTGTCGCCATTATCGTTGCCGCGATCCTGGTCTGGTTTTTTGCTTTCCACCAAAGTGCCTCTGATCCCTCTGCCCATAAAAAACCGGGCCGTGGCGGGATGCGCGCAATGCGCGGCCAGATGATGGCAGGAATGGCAACGCCGGTGCAGGCAGGAAAGGCCACACAGGCCGATGTGCCGGTGTATCTGCGTGCGCTGGGCACGGTGGTGGCGAACGCGACGGTGACGGTGACCAGCCGTGTCGATGGTCAGCTGATGAAGGTGTATTTCACCGAAGGGCAGAAAGTGGAGCAGGGTCAGTTGCTGGCGCAGATTGATCCGCGCAGTTATCAGGCCACGCTGGAACAGTATCAGGGCGATTTAGCGCAGAATCAGGCGCTGTCGAAAAGTGCTGAACTGACGCTGGCGCGTTACCGCAAACTGTATGCACAGGATTCCCTGGCACGTCAGGATCTGGAAAGCCAGATTGCGACCGCCGGTCAGTACGCGGGAGCAGTGAAAGCCGATCTGGCGCAAATCGCCGCCGCTAAGCTGAACCTTGAGTACGCTAAAATCACCGCGCCGGTCAGCGGCCACGTCGGCCTGCGTCTGGTGGATCCGGGCAACATGGTCACCAGCAGTTCGACCACCGGCATCGTCACCATTACCCAGACTCAGCCGATTGCCGTGACCTTCAGCGTGCCGCAAAGCAATTTGCAAACCCTGCTCAAAGCCCTGCGCGGCGGCAATCAGTTGCCAACCACGGCTTTTGACCAGAGCGGCAGCGAAGTGCTCGGACAGGGTAAACTGCAATTTATCAGCAACGAAATTGACACCAGTACCGGCAGTATCAAGCTGAAAGCGTTGTTTGATAATGACGATGAAAAACTCTATCCGAATCAGTTTGTGAATGCCCGTCTGCAGGTCGCGACGCTGAAAGATGCCACGGTGATCCCGGCGGCGGCATTGCAGCTGAGCAGCGACGGCGACTTTGTGTATGTGGTGAAAGCCGACAGCACCATTGAGCGTCGCAGCGTGAAGTCCGGCCCGGATTTTGGTGATGACCAGGTGGCGATTTTGTCCGGTGTGAAGCCGGGCGAGCAGGTGGTCACCACCGGTATTGACCGTCTGAACAACGGCACCAAAGTCGAGATTGTCACACCGAATTCCGGCGAGGCTGCAGCAGCAGGTGGCTCTTCCAAAGAGCGTCAGCAGAGCGGCGGTGTGGATAAAGCCACCACCGGCGCGGATAAAACGGCCGTCGCGCCTGATGTACCCCCAACTACAGCCGGTAAAGACAGCGGGTCTAAATGA
- a CDS encoding efflux RND transporter permease subunit: protein MNPSRLFILRPVATILLMVAVLLSGIFAYNMLSTSALPQVDYPTIQVTTLYPGASPDVMASGITAPLERQLGQMAGLSQMYSTSASGSSIITLKFSLDLSLDVAEQEVQAAINAADSLLPSDLPNPPTYKKVNPADAAVLTLAATSESLPLTKVQDLVNTRVALKLSQISGVGMVTLAGGHQPAIRVQVDPRKLAAHNLSMETINTLIGNSNVNGSKGGFDGPHHSITIDANDQLRTAAEYGNLIVNYENGAALRLRDVATLSEAAENQYLSAWANKQPAIIISVQRQPGANVIQVVDAIKAQLPKLQEALPESVKISVISDRTQTIRASISDVQFELLLSIALVVMVTFLFLRNVAATLIPSVAVPLSLVGTFGVMYLCGFSLNNLSLMALTIATGFVIDDAIVVVENISRRLEEGETPMQAALKGSQQIGFTIISLTFSLIAVLIPLLFMGDVVGRLFREFAITLAVSILVSMVVSLTLTPMLCAYLLRHTPEEKQSKFYRKGGEFFDKMIAGYDRMLVVVLNHQNLTLLVAAATLVFTALLYVIVPKGFFPSQDTGMIQGITQASQDVSFSEMGRRQQLLTAAILNDPDVESVSSTIGVDGNNTSLNSGRLQISLKSFDERSERAPAIIERLKQETAGVPGIELYMQASQDLTVDDQVTPSQYQFTLDDADSENLVQWTPKLIEKLSALPEFSEVVSNLQNQGQIAYVELDRDAAARYGITASDVDTALYNAFGQRLVSTIFTQANQYRVVLEVAPQFQQSPASFDDVYLATNNSTSTSGTVATTTSTTSSSTSDSGTSTTTTNAGATNGMVKLTSIAKIHMRTGALLQARLNQFPAVTVSFNLKDGYSLEQAQQAIKTTVADIAMPDSITLRYQGAAASFESATGNTLWLILAALLTMYVVLGILYESFIHPVTILSTLPSAAVGALLSLIFAGTEFSLIALIGVILLIGIVKKNAIMMIDFALDAENKQGLSPREAIHQACLLRFRPIMMTTMAALLGALPLMLASGSGAELRQPLGLVIVGGLIFSQVLTLFSTPVIYLMFDRLSHRLNPRHRRAAKQAE, encoded by the coding sequence ATGAATCCTTCACGCCTCTTTATACTCCGGCCGGTCGCGACCATTCTGCTGATGGTCGCCGTGCTGTTGTCGGGGATTTTCGCCTACAACATGCTCTCGACCTCGGCGCTGCCGCAGGTCGATTACCCGACCATTCAGGTGACCACGCTGTATCCGGGCGCCAGTCCGGACGTGATGGCGTCGGGTATTACCGCGCCGCTTGAGCGTCAGCTCGGGCAGATGGCGGGGCTGAGCCAGATGTATTCCACCAGCGCCAGCGGCTCCTCCATTATTACGCTGAAATTCTCGCTGGATTTGTCCCTTGATGTGGCTGAGCAGGAAGTGCAGGCGGCGATCAATGCCGCTGACAGCCTGCTGCCCAGCGATTTACCCAATCCGCCGACTTACAAGAAGGTGAACCCGGCGGATGCCGCAGTGCTGACATTAGCCGCGACCTCTGAATCCCTGCCGCTGACCAAAGTGCAGGATCTGGTGAATACCCGCGTGGCGTTGAAACTGTCGCAGATTTCCGGCGTCGGTATGGTCACGCTGGCGGGCGGGCATCAGCCTGCGATCCGCGTGCAGGTGGATCCGCGCAAGCTGGCGGCGCATAACCTCAGCATGGAAACCATCAACACGCTGATCGGCAACAGTAACGTCAACGGTTCCAAGGGGGGCTTTGACGGGCCGCATCACTCGATCACCATCGATGCCAATGACCAGCTACGCACCGCCGCTGAATACGGCAACCTGATTGTTAATTATGAAAACGGGGCGGCGCTGCGTTTGCGCGACGTCGCGACGCTCTCCGAAGCAGCGGAAAATCAGTACCTTTCTGCGTGGGCGAACAAACAACCGGCGATCATTATCAGCGTTCAGCGTCAGCCGGGCGCCAACGTGATTCAGGTGGTGGATGCCATCAAAGCACAACTGCCGAAATTGCAGGAAGCGCTGCCGGAGTCGGTCAAAATCAGCGTGATTTCTGACCGTACCCAGACTATCCGTGCCTCGATCAGCGACGTTCAGTTTGAGCTGTTGCTGTCGATTGCGCTGGTGGTGATGGTCACCTTCCTGTTCCTGCGTAATGTCGCGGCGACGCTGATCCCAAGCGTGGCCGTGCCGCTCTCGCTGGTTGGCACCTTTGGTGTGATGTACCTGTGCGGTTTCAGTCTTAACAACCTCTCGCTGATGGCGCTGACCATCGCCACCGGTTTTGTTATCGATGACGCCATCGTGGTGGTCGAAAACATTTCACGACGCCTCGAAGAGGGCGAAACACCGATGCAGGCGGCGCTGAAAGGTTCGCAGCAGATCGGATTCACCATTATTTCCCTGACCTTCTCGCTGATTGCGGTACTGATCCCGCTGCTGTTTATGGGCGATGTGGTCGGGCGTCTGTTCCGCGAATTCGCCATTACCCTGGCCGTGTCGATTCTGGTGTCGATGGTGGTGTCACTGACCCTGACACCGATGTTGTGCGCCTATTTGCTGCGTCACACACCGGAAGAAAAACAGAGCAAGTTTTACCGTAAAGGCGGTGAGTTTTTTGACAAAATGATCGCCGGTTACGATCGTATGCTGGTCGTGGTACTGAACCATCAGAACCTCACGCTGCTGGTCGCTGCCGCGACGTTAGTGTTCACCGCGTTGCTGTACGTGATTGTGCCAAAAGGTTTCTTCCCGTCGCAGGATACCGGCATGATCCAGGGGATCACCCAGGCCTCGCAGGATGTCTCCTTCAGCGAGATGGGGCGTCGTCAGCAATTACTGACTGCCGCTATCCTCAATGATCCGGATGTGGAAAGCGTTTCCTCTACCATCGGCGTGGACGGTAATAACACCAGTCTGAACAGCGGACGTTTGCAGATCAGCCTGAAGTCCTTTGATGAACGCAGCGAACGTGCACCGGCGATCATTGAACGCCTGAAGCAGGAGACTGCAGGCGTGCCGGGCATTGAGCTTTATATGCAGGCTTCGCAGGATCTGACGGTGGACGATCAGGTCACGCCAAGCCAGTACCAGTTCACACTGGATGATGCCGACAGCGAAAATCTGGTGCAATGGACACCGAAGCTGATTGAGAAACTCAGTGCATTGCCGGAGTTCAGCGAAGTGGTCAGCAACCTGCAAAATCAGGGGCAGATCGCCTATGTGGAGCTCGATCGCGACGCCGCCGCACGCTACGGTATTACGGCGTCTGACGTCGATACCGCGCTGTACAACGCGTTCGGCCAGCGGCTGGTTTCCACCATCTTTACTCAGGCGAACCAGTACCGCGTCGTGCTGGAAGTGGCTCCGCAATTCCAGCAGTCACCGGCTTCTTTTGACGATGTCTATCTGGCGACCAACAACAGCACCTCAACATCCGGCACGGTGGCGACCACCACCAGCACCACGTCTTCTTCGACATCGGACAGCGGCACCTCGACCACCACCACCAATGCCGGGGCGACCAATGGCATGGTCAAACTGACGTCGATTGCCAAAATCCACATGCGCACCGGCGCATTGTTGCAGGCGCGCCTCAATCAGTTCCCGGCGGTCACCGTCTCCTTTAACCTCAAAGACGGTTATTCGCTGGAGCAGGCGCAACAGGCGATCAAAACCACGGTGGCTGATATCGCCATGCCGGACAGCATCACTTTGCGCTATCAGGGTGCGGCGGCGTCATTTGAAAGTGCCACCGGCAACACGCTGTGGCTGATCCTCGCCGCACTGCTGACCATGTATGTCGTGCTCGGTATTCTGTACGAAAGCTTTATCCATCCGGTGACCATTCTTTCCACGCTGCCGTCGGCGGCGGTCGGTGCGTTGCTGTCGCTGATCTTTGCCGGTACGGAATTCAGTCTGATCGCACTGATCGGGGTGATCCTGTTGATCGGCATCGTGAAAAAGAACGCCATTATGATGATCGACTTTGCACTGGATGCGGAAAACAAACAGGGATTATCGCCGCGTGAGGCGATTCACCAGGCGTGTTTACTGCGTTTTCGTCCGATCATGATGACCACTATGGCCGCGCTGCTCGGGGCGTTGCCGCTGATGCTGGCGAGCGGATCCGGCGCGGAACTGCGTCAGCCGCTGGGACTGGTGATCGTCGGCGGTCTGATCTTCAGTCAGGTTCTGACGTTGTTCTCCACGCCGGTGATCTACCTGATGTTTGACCGGCTTTCTCACCGCCTTAATCCACGTCACCGGCGTGCAGCGAAGCAGGCGGAATAA